The window TTGCGCCACCGGCGCGGACGCGCTAACCGACGGACGCGCGCTGCGAACTGATTGCGGTTCCGGAGGCATGGTCATGCTCGCACCTGATTTTTCCGTAGCCTGCTAGACGACCATGGGCGGCTCGGCGATCTCTCGCGGCGATGCCGGTCACGGCCTCGAGCGTCGGAGCCACTACGTGGGCGGGCCCGACGAACTCGCGGCCCTCCGTGTAAGATCACCGCAACCGGCGTCGATCGCCCGCTTCCCCGAGAAGCGCGTTCAGCCGCCGTTCGCCCGGCGGTCAGGCTCATCCCGCCGAGCGGGGTGACGTGATGTGCGCCGTTGCTCGCGGACGCGATGATCAACCAAGAGCGCTGTGCACCGACGGGACTGCGACTTCCGCGAACCCGAGGCCTATCCCGCCGCCCCCGGCTGACCGATCCCCTCGAGAGCACCGGGCGCGGTCTCAATATTTGGGAGGCGCATGAAGGATCGATCCACCGATCCGCCGTCGTCGCCATCGATCTCCAAGGAGTCTTAAGGGAGCCTGGTGCTAAGGAGACGCTCCGATCATCCGTTCGGTTGCTGCAAAATGGAACGCGCGACGCCTTGTTGGTGTTCCGATTTGGAACGAAATCTTGCTTCTCGTTGACTGCGGCTTTCCTCCACGCGCACCATGATGTTGAACGTCTATTTGAGAAAAAAGGGGGGGGCAAAGTGTCAACCTTTGCGGCAGAGCTCATCGGCACGATGGTGCTGATCATTCTAGGTGACGGCGTCGTGGCCGGTGTGGTACTCAACAAGACGAAATCCCAGAACAGCGGATGGATCGTCATCACGGCGGGGTGGGGACTGGCCGTCGCAATCGCCGTGTACGCGGTCGGGCGCATCAGCGGCGCCCACATCAACCCTGCCGTGACGATCGGCCTCGCGTCGATCGGGTTGTTCCCGTGGTCCCAGGTGCCGATGTATATCCTCGCGCAGATGATCGGCGCGTTCCTTGGCGGGGTCATCGTCTACCTGGCCTATCTGCCCCACTGGCCGGTCACTGAGAACGCCGACCTGAAGCTCGCGGTCTTCTCGACCGCTCCGGCGATTCGCAACTACGGCGCAAACCTCGTCACGGAGATCATCGGCGCGTTCGTGCTCGTGTTCGGCGTGCTCGCCATCGTCGGCAACTTCAGCGCGGGTGTCATGACGGACACCCCGCTGCGCACGGCGTTCGCCACCGCGTTTCCGCCCCTGCTCGTAGGGTTGCTCGTGTGGGCCATCGGCCTGTCGCTCGGCGGGCCGACCGGGTACGCGATCAATCCCG of the bacterium genome contains:
- a CDS encoding MIP/aquaporin family protein; its protein translation is MSTFAAELIGTMVLIILGDGVVAGVVLNKTKSQNSGWIVITAGWGLAVAIAVYAVGRISGAHINPAVTIGLASIGLFPWSQVPMYILAQMIGAFLGGVIVYLAYLPHWPVTENADLKLAVFSTAPAIRNYGANLVTEIIGAFVLVFGVLAIVGNFSAGVMTDTPLRTAFATAFPPLLVGLLVWAIGLSLGGPTGYAINPARDLGPRIAHAVLPIPGKRDSDWSYSWVPIVGPIIGGVLGALFYHAMFH